One window of the Populus trichocarpa isolate Nisqually-1 chromosome 9, P.trichocarpa_v4.1, whole genome shotgun sequence genome contains the following:
- the LOC7468563 gene encoding agamous-like MADS-box protein AGL29: MEAKKTRGRQKVEMKRIVNEDDRLVTFSKRRSGIYKKLSELITLTGTEAAFLVFSPGGKPFSFGHPSIENVLDRFLENPSNADGTHELVEEYRRARIEELTQKYDEMQQQLDDDKEKGSKLKDKIQGNERGDWWNAPVEELNLQELIELEKKFEGLRMTLHSKMKDSSNGASSSHAPEVGNRSASHANDSNVASHGSNWGV, encoded by the coding sequence atggaaGCCAAGAAAACAAGAGGAAGGCAAAAGGTGGAAATGAAGAGAATTGTAAATGAAGATGATAGATTAGTCACTTTCTCAAAGCGTAGATCCGGGATCTACAAAAAACTGAGCGAGCTTATCACTTTAACCGGGACAGAAGCTGCATTCCTCGTTTTTTCACCTGGTGGTAAGCCGTTTTCATTCGGCCACCCTTCAATTGAAAATGTGCTTGATCGTTTTCTTGAGAATCCATCGAACGCAGATGGCACCCACGAACTTGTGGAGGAGTATAGGAGGGCGAGGATCGAAGAGCTAACACAAAAGTATGATGAAATGCAACAGCAGTTGGATGACGATAAGGAAAAAGGCAGCaagttgaaggataaaatacaAGGTAATGAGAGAGGGGATTGGTGGAATGCTCCAGTCGAAGAGCTCAACCTCCAAGAGTTGATTGAATTGGAGAAGAAGTTCGAAGGCTTACGAATGACCTTACACAGCAAGATGAAAGACAGCAGTAATGGTGCATCCTCTTCACATGCTCCAGAAGTAGGCAACCGGTCAGCATCTCATGCAAATGATTCAAACGTTGCCTCTCATGGAAGTAATTGGGGCGTGTGA